A single Oryzias melastigma strain HK-1 linkage group LG24, ASM292280v2, whole genome shotgun sequence DNA region contains:
- the epm2a gene encoding laforin: MLFRFGVVLSPESSDVELLVSGSREEMGHWDPSGAVQMKASLKIPSPDEPCLWIGEVELAEPVKDPFWFKFIQRVKGNYVWEGSGPSHDRCCSYDDRNVVDGVYCHPIDHWIEKTGHTDEMKHTTDFYFRVAGQMAMHFSRVLQRVWLGSCPRQVEHVTIKLKHELGITAVMNFQTEWDVLNNSHGCRRNPAEVMTPETMTHLYRDSGLVYVWLPTPDMSTEGRIRMLPQAVFLLHGLLQNGHTVYVHCNAGVGRSTAAVCGLLMYVFGWTLRKVQYFVAAKRPAVYIDEDALVRAHADFVEKFGRRRLSVSYPQT, encoded by the exons ATGCTATTCAGGTTCGGTGTCGTTCTCTCTCCAGAGTCTTCGGACGTGGAACTTTTAGTTTCGGGCTCGCGTGAAGAAATGGGCCACTGGGACCCGAGCGGAGCGGTACAGATGAAGGCTTCGCTCAAAATCCCGTCACCTGACGAGCCGTGTCTATGGATCGGAGAGGTGGAGCTGGCGGAGCCGGTCAAAGATCCATTCTGGTTCAAGTTTATTCAAAGAGTCAAAGGCAATTATGTTTGGGAAG GTAGTGGTCCCAGCCACGACAGATGCTGCTCCTACGATGACAGGAACGTGGTGGATGGCGTGTACTGCCATCCGATTGATCACTGGATCGAGAAAACAGGACACACCGATGAGATGAAACACACCACGGACTTTTACTTCAGGGTGGCCGGTCAGATGGCCATGCATTTCTCCAG GGTACTGCAGCGGGTGTGGCTGGGCAGCTGCCCCCGTCAGGTGGAGCACGTGACCATAAAGTTGAAGCACGAGCTGGGCATCACCGCCGTGATGAACTTCCAGACGGAGTGGGACGTGCTGAACAATTCGCACGGGTGCAGGCGCAACCCTGCAGAGGTCATGACCCCAGAGACCATGACGCACCTGTACCGGGACTCGGGTCTGGTGTACGTGTGGCTCCCCACGCCCGACATGAGCACGGAGG GTCGGATCCGGATGCTTCCTCAAGCGGTGTTCCTGCTCCACGGTCTGCTGCAGAACGGTCACACGGTGTACGTTCACTGCAACGCCGGAGTGGGCCGCTCCACCGCCGCCGTGTGCGGCCTCCTCATGTACGTGTTCGGCTGGACTTTGAGGAAAGTGCAGTACTTTGTTGCAGCTAAAAGGCCGGCGGTCTACATCGACGAGGACGCTTTGGTGCGAGCGCACGCAGACTTCGTGGAGAAGTTTGGACGCCGGCGTTTATCCGTCTCTTATCCTCAGACCTGA